A genomic stretch from Tachyglossus aculeatus isolate mTacAcu1 chromosome 19, mTacAcu1.pri, whole genome shotgun sequence includes:
- the POU3F2 gene encoding LOW QUALITY PROTEIN: POU domain, class 3, transcription factor 2 (The sequence of the model RefSeq protein was modified relative to this genomic sequence to represent the inferred CDS: inserted 1 base in 1 codon; deleted 2 bases in 2 codons): MATAASNHYGLLDPAGPMQPAQHPPPPQPPPPQPPQPRSIPPPPPPPPPPAGLVPGDYSLQSNGLPLSHAHQWLAALSHGDGAAWAGQPDIKPAVQQVQQQVQQVQQQQQVQQQPGRQDELHGSVGLQQQQQQLVVHHPAGHHAPPGAWRGSSGPLQPGHNGGLLYPQPGFPVNGLLGGTGPLHHPGLRDGRDDPXPAPPPPPPPTPPPPPPPHHSHPRPGDSDEDTPTSDDLEQFAKQFKQRRIKLGFTQADVGLALGTLYGNVFSQTTICRFEALQLSFKNMCKLKPLLNKWLEEADSSSGSPTSIDKIAAQGRKRKKRTSIEVSVKGALESHFLKCPKPSAQEITGLADSLQLEKEVVRVWFCNRRQKEKRMTPPGGALPGPDEAYGPAAAAAAAAAGRDTPPHHALPTPVQ, encoded by the exons ATGGCGACGGCCGCCTCCAACCACTACGGCCTGCTGGACCCGGCGGGCCCCATGCAGCCGGCGCAGCATCCCCCGCcgccgcagccgccgccgccgcagccgcCGCAGCCG CGCAgcatcccccccccgccgccgccgccgccgccgccggccgggCTGGTGCCGGGCGACTACTCGCTGCAGAGCAACGGGCTCCCGCTCAGCCACGCGCACCAGTGGCTCGCCGCCCTGTCCCACGGGGACGGGGCCGCCTGGGCCGGCCAGCCCGACATCAAGCCGGCCGTGCAGCAGGTGCAGCAGCAGGTGCAGcaggtgcagcagcagcagcaggtgcaGCAGCAGCCCGGACGGCAGGACGAGCTGCACGGCTCCGTCggcttgcagcagcagcagcagcagctggtggTGCATCACCCCGCCGGCCATCACGCTCCCCCCGGAGCCTGGAGGGGGTCGTCGGGCCCCCTGCAGCCGGGCCACAACGGGGGGCTGCTGTACCCCCAGCCCGGCTTCCCGGTCAACGGCCTGCTGGGGGGCACGGGGCCGCTGCACCACCCCGGCCTGCGGGACGGGCGAGacgacc cccccgccccacccccacccccaccccccacccccccgccgccgccgccgccgcaccaTTCGCACCCGCGCCCCGGGGACTCGGACGAGGACACCCCGACGTCGGACGACCTGGAGCAGTTCGCCAAGCAGTTCAAGCAGCGCCGCATCAAGCTGGGCTTCACCCAGGCCGACGTGGGGCTGGCCCTGGGCACCCTGTACGGCAACGTCTTCTCGCAGACCACCATCTGCCGCTTCGAGGCCCTGCAGCTCAGCTTCAAGAACATGTGCAAGCTGAAGCCGCTGCTCAACAAGTGGCTGGAGGAGGCCGACTCCTCCTCCGGCAGCCCCACCAGCATAGACAAGATCGCGGCCCAGGGCcgcaagaggaaaaagaggacctCCATCGAGGTGAGCGTCAAGGGCGCCCTGGAGAGCCACTTCCTCAAGTGCCCCAAGCCCTCGGCCCAGGAGATCACCGGCCTGGCGGACAGCCTGCagctggagaaggaggtggtccgggTCTGGTTTTGTAacaggagacagaaggagaaaaggatgaCG CCCCCCGGGGGGGCCCTGCCCGGCCCCGACGAGGCCTAcgggcccgccgccgccgccgccgccgccgccgccggcaggGACACTCCGCCCCACCACGCGCTGCCCACCCCCGTCCAGTGA